The Acidobacteriota bacterium sequence GACGGGAGAAACGTTCAGGTTCAACGGTCGTTTTAAGGTGCGCGTGACAAGGTGAGCGGGTGCCCGTTCCTTACCGGGCGTCCTCAGAATGCGATTCCCCCTGCACGACCTGCAGAAAAAGCCTGTAGCCCGTGTCGTCGAACAGGCAAAACTGAACGCGTTGCAAGTTGACCACCTGCGACTCAAACCCTCGTACTGCCTTTACCATGATGTTGGCGCAGGCCTTCATGGGAAAACCGCCGACACCGGTGCCAAAGGCCGGCAGGGCCAGTGACTTGAGTCCGAGTTTTTCGGCCAGGCTCAGTGCGGCGATTGTCGCCCGGCGGATCAGCCGGTCGCTGGTGCGAAGATCCTGGCCCATGACGGCCGCGTGGATGACGTACTTAAAGCGCAGTCTGCCGGCGCCCGTATAGACGGCCTCGCCCGGCATTACCGGCCCCTTGTGCATGGCTTCCTCTTCAATCACCTGCCCGCCGTGGCGCTTGATGGCGCCGGCCACGCCTGAACCCATCCAGAATTCGTTGTTAGCGGCATTGACTATTGCCTCCGTATCCGCCGCCGTGATGTCGCCTTTTACGACTTCAAGCTTGATCGGCACTTCGCAGAACCCTCCTGTAGAACGTTCGAAAGGCGCGGGCCAGGATCAGCCCGATGGCAGTTCCCAGAACGGCGCCCGCCAGCACGTCGCCGGGATAGTGGACGCCGACAAACACCCGGCTGATCGCCACCAGGGCCGCGAAGGAGAACAGGTAGGTGCGCGCCCGGGGGTAATGATATCCAAAGAGCGTCGCCTGGGCGAACACGTTGGCGGCGTGGGCCGACGGCATGGCCTTGCCTCCCCCGCAGCCGACTAGCAAGTGGACGACCGTCATCGTATGACAGGGACGCAGCCGCCCGATGGCGGGTTTCAGAAGACCGGCCGACACCTGGTCTGACAGCAGAAGTGTCAGCCCTGACGCCACCACTAGCCACCTGAGTTTGCGGTCTCCCTTGATCAGCATGGCGAGCACGACCGTGCCGTAAAGAACCTTCAGGAGCGTATCAGACGTAACAATCGGCATGAGAAAGTCAGTGACCGGGTTAGCCAGAGTGAGGTTGACAAAGAGAAAGACGACCCGGTCAATTTCGGCCAGGAACTCAAGCATAGGTGGGCGGACCTTTCTTCAGGAATCGGGCAACCTGTGCCGCCGTGGGAAGGCCGGCCCGCGCACCCATGCGGGTGCACTTCTGCGCCGCCGTGGCGGATCCGAACTTCAGGCGCTCGGACATCGTGAAACCCTGAAGCAATCCGTAAATGTAACCGGCGTGGAAGGCGTCTCCGGCTCCCGTCGTATCGACGTTCTTCACCCTGAAGGCCGGTCGACGGACATACGCGCCGTTCTCAAAGCCGGTCGATCCCTTGATTCCCTCAGTGACGACAATGCTCCCCGGGCAGTGGCGCCGCAGCCTTTGGATTGCCTGCCGGGCCGAACGGGCGCCGGTGAACGGGAAGGCATAGCTGTCGGCGACCACGAGGTGATCGACCAAAGGGAAGATCGGTGAGACGTCGTTTCGGACTGAGCCGATGTCGAAGGTGATGGTTGCGCCCACGCGTATTCCCCATCGGGCCAGCTTGATGCAGGCTTTCAGATCGCGACCGTCCAGGTGGACTATCCGCGGGATGGGATAGCGCAGCGGCGTAATGTCGCGAGGCGTCAAATGGATTATTCGATTGAGCACCATCGTGCGGCGGCCGCCGGGGGTCTCGACGACGCCGACGGCGGTATCGGACGACCCTCTCTTGAACACCACGAAGCGGTGATCGACGCCCTCTTTCCCAAGGTCCTCAAGGCCCAGCCTGCCCACCAGGTCATCGGCCACGGCCGTAATCAGCGCGGCGCTGTGGCCCATGCGTTTCAGGGCGATCATCACGTTGGGTACCGGCCCGCCCCCCTGGATACACAGCCCCCGGCCGTCAATCTTGCTGCCCGCTCGCGGATAGGTATCGACGCTGAACAGCAGGTCCAGGGGCATGATGCCGATGCCCAGGCAGTCTATGGTTTCAGTCCGGCGTGGTTTCCTCAATCCGTCCTTTTCCCGCAGTCAGTTCGTTGAACGAGGCCACCAGTTCATCCACCCGGCTGCGGCGGATTTCAAGGCGGACGCTCACGTGGTCAGAAAAATCGGTATCCTCTATCCGTGCCTCGAGACGATGCAGCAGTTTCTGCAAACGGTCGTACAGAGACAAGTCGAGATCAGCGCGGTAGTGCCGGCAGACGTACCGTTCACGAACGCCCGAGAGGTCCATCACGGCCCTGGCCGTCTCCGTGTAGGCTCTGGCCAGCCCGCCGGTACCGAGCTTGGTGCCGCCGAAGTACCTGGTAACGACAACGAGCACATTGGTAACGCCGCTGCCCGTAATCACGTTGTATATCGGTTTGCCGGCGGTACCGTTCGGCTCGCCGTCGTCGGAATATCGGAACGCCTGTTCACCCGGTGCGCCCGTCAGCCAGGCGTAACAGTGATGAGTGGCGGAAAATTCGCGCCTGCGGATTTCCTCCAGCCTGGCTGCCGCCTTCTCGGAAGAGGACACGAGGCAGGATTCGCCTATGAACCTCGAGCCCTTCACTTTGATCTCGGTTTTTGTCTCCCGGGCTATTATCAGAAAACGGTCGTCCATGGCGGTCTTTATACCAGGGCCTTGATGATTTCGTCAAGGCGATCGTATCCTTCAATCGGGATGGCGCCGCTTTGAACGGCGTGCGAGAGGCTCTCTTCGTCGGCCAGGGGACCCAGTTCAGGGTCGACCATGAAGAAGGTCAACTTGCCTATCTGGTTGCAGCAGGTTACAATATCGAGCGCCCGGGCCGAATCGGCGTACATCTCCGGGACCACGACCGCCTGGGCCAGACCGATCAGAACCCGGTTGGCCTGGGCCATGGCCTGCAAGTTCGGCTTTTCGTCGGGAAGGTGCTCGCTGATCACACCGCCCGCCTGAGCGATGTCGATAGCCAGCCGCATGGCCTCGTCGCCGCCGAGTTGATCGAAGCCGACGTCGAGGACCGCGAAGGATTCCCCGGTCGCCGATTTGCATCCAAGATGGGCGGCAAAGTCGATGCCGCCGGACAGCGATGAAATCATCTGGACACCTTCCTCGGCAAACCGTTTGGCCAGTCGCGTCGCCATCTGGATACCCTCGTTGGTTGCCACCTCGGCGCCGATGACGGCCACGGACCGCTTATCCGGTGAAGTCAGACGGCCGCGAACAAACAGCAGGGGCGGGGGGTCGTTCAACTCGAACAGCAACGGCGGGTAGCCATCGGTAAACCGGCTCGCGACCGATATGTCCCGGGACGCGAGGTTGTCCAAGAGCGATTGAGCCTCATCAAGGCGGTTCAACGCCGAGGAGATTCTCTTGGCCGCTTCTGCGGTCATGCCGTCGAGTTCAAGGATCGAGGCCGAAGCGGCCTTGAGGATGCGCTCGGGGGGACCGAGATGCCGGAAGAGCGCCTCGAACATGCGCGGTGTCACGCCCGCCAGTTTGCACAGAGCGAGCAACTGCGCGGCTATTGGATACTGCGACGTATCAACCATGCCCTAATGTAACCGTTTGCAGGATCAAGTCAACCGGCCACGTTACGGCAGAACCGAAGGCACGGGGCATGCCCCGCCCCGGGTCGCGCTGCCGAACCGGGACTTGAACTATGGTACTCATTTAGGTATACTCAGACTATGTTTCGTGCGAGTCTCTTTGCCGGCATTTTAGCGGGGCTGGTGCTGGCGGTCGTGTTGGGCGGGTGCAGCGGCCCTGACAGCGTCGAGGAATTGCAAGCAGCAGGTCAGAAAGCGTTCCTTCAGCAGGATTACGCCACCGCTCGCGATTACTTTCTCAGGGGTGTGGCCAAGGAACCCTCCAACAAGGATCTGCTGTACTACGCCGGTATGAGCTACAAGCGGGACTTCCTCTACGACTCGGCCCTG is a genomic window containing:
- a CDS encoding macro domain-containing protein, encoding MPIKLEVVKGDITAADTEAIVNAANNEFWMGSGVAGAIKRHGGQVIEEEAMHKGPVMPGEAVYTGAGRLRFKYVIHAAVMGQDLRTSDRLIRRATIAALSLAEKLGLKSLALPAFGTGVGGFPMKACANIMVKAVRGFESQVVNLQRVQFCLFDDTGYRLFLQVVQGESHSEDAR
- a CDS encoding phosphatase PAP2 family protein, translating into MLEFLAEIDRVVFLFVNLTLANPVTDFLMPIVTSDTLLKVLYGTVVLAMLIKGDRKLRWLVVASGLTLLLSDQVSAGLLKPAIGRLRPCHTMTVVHLLVGCGGGKAMPSAHAANVFAQATLFGYHYPRARTYLFSFAALVAISRVFVGVHYPGDVLAGAVLGTAIGLILARAFRTFYRRVLRSADQA
- a CDS encoding YigZ family protein encodes the protein MDDRFLIIARETKTEIKVKGSRFIGESCLVSSSEKAAARLEEIRRREFSATHHCYAWLTGAPGEQAFRYSDDGEPNGTAGKPIYNVITGSGVTNVLVVVTRYFGGTKLGTGGLARAYTETARAVMDLSGVRERYVCRHYRADLDLSLYDRLQKLLHRLEARIEDTDFSDHVSVRLEIRRSRVDELVASFNELTAGKGRIEETTPD
- a CDS encoding DNA-processing protein DprA; translation: MVDTSQYPIAAQLLALCKLAGVTPRMFEALFRHLGPPERILKAASASILELDGMTAEAAKRISSALNRLDEAQSLLDNLASRDISVASRFTDGYPPLLFELNDPPPLLFVRGRLTSPDKRSVAVIGAEVATNEGIQMATRLAKRFAEEGVQMISSLSGGIDFAAHLGCKSATGESFAVLDVGFDQLGGDEAMRLAIDIAQAGGVISEHLPDEKPNLQAMAQANRVLIGLAQAVVVPEMYADSARALDIVTCCNQIGKLTFFMVDPELGPLADEESLSHAVQSGAIPIEGYDRLDEIIKALV
- a CDS encoding PfkB family carbohydrate kinase; its protein translation is MRKPRRTETIDCLGIGIMPLDLLFSVDTYPRAGSKIDGRGLCIQGGGPVPNVMIALKRMGHSAALITAVADDLVGRLGLEDLGKEGVDHRFVVFKRGSSDTAVGVVETPGGRRTMVLNRIIHLTPRDITPLRYPIPRIVHLDGRDLKACIKLARWGIRVGATITFDIGSVRNDVSPIFPLVDHLVVADSYAFPFTGARSARQAIQRLRRHCPGSIVVTEGIKGSTGFENGAYVRRPAFRVKNVDTTGAGDAFHAGYIYGLLQGFTMSERLKFGSATAAQKCTRMGARAGLPTAAQVARFLKKGPPTYA